One window of Streptomyces sp. FIT100 genomic DNA carries:
- a CDS encoding ABC transporter substrate-binding protein, translating into MERQTDWEFLDDRGHLATAQRRPARAVTYIQAGATLWDHGIRPTAVFGSNHDGAGPDPVKAGGLPLDGIVYLGSGTALDAEALLRGAPDLVVAVTYGGGQVYGLDPEAAKHVEERVPLVVLDVGQGQSLAAVRARFADLARALGAAGEVAMEGPLARAEARLRDQAAVGSPESRPTVLALSPASADGAYLAKPYSWPDLRELAGFGLDLVDPQGGPSTNWFAADWSDIGDIAPQVLLVDVRANAHPLDALRSNAAWRSAAWGARIVPWNPEAPCSAGAHARFFHQVADALEAARQDPA; encoded by the coding sequence ATGGAGCGGCAGACGGACTGGGAGTTCCTCGACGACCGCGGGCACCTGGCGACCGCGCAGCGGCGGCCCGCCAGGGCCGTCACCTACATACAGGCCGGCGCGACCCTCTGGGACCACGGCATACGCCCGACGGCGGTCTTCGGCTCGAACCACGACGGCGCGGGACCGGACCCCGTCAAGGCCGGCGGACTGCCGCTCGACGGCATCGTGTACCTCGGCTCCGGCACCGCGCTCGACGCCGAGGCGCTGCTCCGCGGCGCCCCCGATCTCGTCGTCGCCGTCACCTACGGCGGAGGACAGGTCTACGGCCTCGATCCCGAGGCGGCCAAGCACGTCGAGGAGCGGGTCCCGCTGGTGGTGCTCGACGTCGGGCAGGGGCAGTCACTCGCCGCCGTACGCGCCCGGTTCGCGGACCTCGCCCGCGCTCTCGGGGCGGCGGGGGAGGTCGCCATGGAGGGCCCGCTCGCCCGCGCCGAGGCCCGGCTGCGCGACCAGGCGGCCGTGGGCTCTCCCGAGTCGCGGCCCACGGTGCTCGCGCTGTCGCCGGCGTCGGCGGACGGCGCCTACCTCGCGAAGCCGTACTCCTGGCCGGATCTGCGGGAGCTCGCCGGCTTCGGCCTCGACCTCGTCGACCCGCAGGGCGGGCCCAGCACCAACTGGTTCGCTGCGGACTGGTCCGACATCGGCGACATCGCCCCGCAGGTGCTGCTCGTGGACGTACGCGCCAACGCGCACCCCCTCGACGCCCTGCGCTCCAACGCGGCCTGGCGGTCCGCCGCTTGGGGCGCCCGCATCGTGCCGTGGAACCCGGAGGCGCCGTGCAGCGCGGGTGCCCACGCCCGGTTCTTCCACCAGGTGGCCGACGCGCTGGAGGCGGCGCGGCAGGACCCTGCCTGA
- a CDS encoding NAD(P)/FAD-dependent oxidoreductase, protein MVNHEQDTGSWRRSHGTNGANGRHAVVIGGSLAGLLAAHVLAGHADRVTVVERDRLPDGPQPRAGVPQGRHAHVLLEGGQLALDSLLPGFMAELRAAGAPRVGMPADMVSWSDGTWFRRTAPTTHIYTGSRAQIEHLVRERVLANPVITVVGPAEAVGLVGDASRVRGVLLRERGGDAGNGGAGREPRTLLADVVVDASGRGSRAPQWLGAIGAEAPEEETIDTGLAYASRIYRNRSANLGTESLAYWVYPNASQVHGGGVLPLEDGTHLAIFSGLRGCEPPTDEEGFTAFAARFPHPFVHEWLLEAEPQTPPFGFRSTANVRRRYDRSGRRPAGFLATGDALCTFNPVYGQGMAVAAQCAVALRDTLDDPRRTPTTRRVQQALFAASRQAWDISAGADRSMPGAVGSGLATRAVERPVGWYLKRVQQRYPGDPDVVGPAFRSVLTLSAPVTTLFSPRVARAVLFGPVGATPAGPPMRRDAAGGGV, encoded by the coding sequence ATGGTGAACCATGAGCAGGACACGGGCAGTTGGCGACGGAGCCACGGGACGAACGGGGCGAACGGGCGCCATGCCGTCGTCATCGGGGGAAGTCTCGCGGGGCTGTTGGCGGCGCACGTGCTGGCCGGGCACGCGGACAGGGTGACCGTCGTGGAGCGCGACCGCCTCCCCGATGGCCCGCAGCCACGTGCGGGCGTCCCGCAGGGCCGGCACGCGCATGTGCTCCTTGAGGGCGGCCAGCTGGCCCTGGACTCCCTGTTGCCGGGGTTCATGGCGGAGCTGCGGGCGGCTGGCGCGCCCCGGGTGGGCATGCCGGCGGACATGGTGTCGTGGAGCGACGGCACCTGGTTCCGGCGCACCGCGCCGACCACGCACATCTACACCGGCTCCCGCGCCCAGATCGAGCATCTGGTGCGCGAGCGGGTGCTGGCCAACCCCGTGATCACGGTGGTGGGACCGGCGGAGGCCGTCGGGCTGGTGGGTGACGCCTCCCGGGTCCGGGGCGTACTGCTGCGCGAGCGCGGCGGGGACGCGGGGAACGGCGGAGCGGGCCGTGAACCGCGTACGCTCCTCGCCGATGTGGTCGTGGACGCGTCGGGGCGCGGCTCGCGTGCCCCGCAGTGGCTCGGCGCGATCGGCGCGGAGGCCCCGGAGGAGGAGACCATCGACACCGGTCTCGCCTACGCCTCGCGCATCTACCGCAACAGGAGCGCGAACCTGGGCACGGAATCCCTCGCGTACTGGGTCTATCCCAACGCCTCGCAGGTGCACGGCGGCGGGGTGCTGCCCCTGGAGGACGGCACCCATCTGGCCATCTTCTCCGGTCTGCGGGGCTGCGAACCGCCCACGGACGAGGAAGGGTTCACCGCCTTCGCCGCCCGCTTCCCGCACCCCTTCGTGCACGAGTGGCTGCTGGAGGCGGAGCCGCAGACGCCGCCGTTCGGCTTTCGCTCCACGGCGAACGTCCGCCGCCGCTACGACCGTTCGGGCCGCCGCCCGGCCGGATTCCTCGCCACCGGCGACGCGCTGTGCACGTTCAACCCGGTCTACGGCCAGGGCATGGCGGTGGCGGCGCAGTGCGCGGTGGCGCTGCGCGACACGCTGGACGATCCGCGCCGTACACCGACGACACGCCGGGTCCAGCAGGCGCTCTTCGCGGCGTCGCGGCAGGCGTGGGACATCTCGGCGGGCGCGGACCGGAGCATGCCGGGGGCGGTGGGCAGCGGGCTCGCCACGCGGGCCGTGGAGCGCCCCGTCGGCTGGTATCTGAAGCGGGTACAGCAGCGGTACCCCGGTGACCCGGACGTCGTGGGTCCCGCCTTCCGCTCCGTGCTGACGCTCAGCGCGCCCGTCACCACGCTGTTCTCGCCGAGGGTGGCCCGCGCGGTGCTGTTCGGACCGGTCGGCGCCACGCCCGCCGGGCCCCCGATGAGGCGGGACGCGGCGGGCGGCGGCGTATAG